A genomic segment from Sparus aurata chromosome 10, fSpaAur1.1, whole genome shotgun sequence encodes:
- the cskmt gene encoding citrate synthase-lysine N-methyltransferase CSKMT, mitochondrial isoform X1 produces the protein MSLFSKSLTMSGRRIVAACVRHHSSLTSTSQPKPELIENMDKKATWDRFYTETSSRTATFKNFEWFFGFDAVRDFIMPFLQTKSHPDALLQVLDMGCGTSALGPGIYRHSPAPVQVTCADISPIAVRLMQEHVQTQAVQPHNLSSKLEFVELDCTQLQRHYRTNVMDLIVDKGTTDALLRSKEGKVKASLVLKQCLKVLRSSGSLLQFSDEDPDARLLWLETEAQEQGVMAADVGVQEVGELRGVCYYCYQVTPRPVV, from the exons ATGTCTCTGTTTTCAAAGTCGCTGACAATGTCAGGCAGGAGGATAGTTGCAGCATGTGTACGGCATCATTCCTCTCTTACAAGTACGTCTCAACCAAAAC CTGAACTGATTGAAAACATGGATAAGAAAGCCACCTGGGACCGCTTCTACACCgagaccagcagcagaaccGCCACCTTTAAAAACTTTGAGTGGTTCTTCGGCTTCGATGCTGTCCGAGACTTCATTATGCCTTTTTTGCAAACCAAGTCCCACCCTGACGCTCTGCTCCAGGTCCTGGATATGGGCTGTGGCACATCTGCCTTAGGACCTGGTATTTACAGACACTCTCCTGCACCGGTCCAGGTCACTTGTGCTGACATTTCCCCCATAGCTGTGCGCCTAATGCAGGAACATGTTCAAACTCAAGCCGTTCAACCTCACAATCTTTCCTCCAAGCTCGAGTTTGTCGAGCTTGACTGCACACAGCTTCAAAGGCACTATCGCACCAACGTTATGGACCTTATAGTTGACAAGGGAACCACAGATGCCTTGCTGAGGTCTAAGGAAGGTAAAGTGAAGGCCAGTCTGGTGCTGAAGCAGTGTTTGAAGGTGTTGCGGAGCTCAGGATCTCTGCTCCAGTTCTCAGATGAGGACCCCGACGCCAGGCTGCTGTGGCTGGAGACTGAGGCGCAGGAGCAGGGGGTGATGGCTGCAGATGTCGGGGTGCAGGAGGTCGGGGAGCTAAGGGGGGTGTGTTACTACTGCTACCAAGTGACTCCTCGCCCCGTCGTATAG
- the cskmt gene encoding citrate synthase-lysine N-methyltransferase CSKMT, mitochondrial isoform X2 yields the protein MSLFSKSLTMSGRRIVAACVRHHSSLTTELIENMDKKATWDRFYTETSSRTATFKNFEWFFGFDAVRDFIMPFLQTKSHPDALLQVLDMGCGTSALGPGIYRHSPAPVQVTCADISPIAVRLMQEHVQTQAVQPHNLSSKLEFVELDCTQLQRHYRTNVMDLIVDKGTTDALLRSKEGKVKASLVLKQCLKVLRSSGSLLQFSDEDPDARLLWLETEAQEQGVMAADVGVQEVGELRGVCYYCYQVTPRPVV from the exons ATGTCTCTGTTTTCAAAGTCGCTGACAATGTCAGGCAGGAGGATAGTTGCAGCATGTGTACGGCATCATTCCTCTCTTACAA CTGAACTGATTGAAAACATGGATAAGAAAGCCACCTGGGACCGCTTCTACACCgagaccagcagcagaaccGCCACCTTTAAAAACTTTGAGTGGTTCTTCGGCTTCGATGCTGTCCGAGACTTCATTATGCCTTTTTTGCAAACCAAGTCCCACCCTGACGCTCTGCTCCAGGTCCTGGATATGGGCTGTGGCACATCTGCCTTAGGACCTGGTATTTACAGACACTCTCCTGCACCGGTCCAGGTCACTTGTGCTGACATTTCCCCCATAGCTGTGCGCCTAATGCAGGAACATGTTCAAACTCAAGCCGTTCAACCTCACAATCTTTCCTCCAAGCTCGAGTTTGTCGAGCTTGACTGCACACAGCTTCAAAGGCACTATCGCACCAACGTTATGGACCTTATAGTTGACAAGGGAACCACAGATGCCTTGCTGAGGTCTAAGGAAGGTAAAGTGAAGGCCAGTCTGGTGCTGAAGCAGTGTTTGAAGGTGTTGCGGAGCTCAGGATCTCTGCTCCAGTTCTCAGATGAGGACCCCGACGCCAGGCTGCTGTGGCTGGAGACTGAGGCGCAGGAGCAGGGGGTGATGGCTGCAGATGTCGGGGTGCAGGAGGTCGGGGAGCTAAGGGGGGTGTGTTACTACTGCTACCAAGTGACTCCTCGCCCCGTCGTATAG